The DNA window GCCCGATCTTCACCACATCGCCCAGCCGCGCCGAGGATGTGGGTTCGCCGACGAGGCAGAGGTCCGGCCGCATCCCGTGCGCCGCCATCCGGTCCATCAGCGCCAGCGTGCCATAGGTCGCCGGACCTTCCTCGTCGCCCGTGATGATGAGGCTGATCGTACCCGGCAGGTCATCAGGCAACTGGCGCAGCGCCGCGACGAAGGCGGCGATCGCCCCCTTCATGTCCACCGCGCCCCGCCCGTGGAGCAGGTCACCGCGCCGCACCGGCACGAACGGATCGCTGGTCCATCCCGTCCCCGGCGGCACCACGTCCAGATGCCCGGCAAAGGCGAAATGCGGCCCCGCGCCCGTCGTCCGCCATGCGAGCAGATTCTCGACCGGCCCGTCCGGCGCTTCCCCGACAACGAAGCGGTCGACCGTGAAACCCAATGGCAGCAGCATCGTTTCCAGCGCGGCGAACACGTCTCCGGTCGCGGGCGTCACCGAAGGGCAGGCCATCAGCGCCTCGGCAAGGGCCACGGCGTCGTCATTGGTGCTGGTCATGGTCATCGTCGCGGGTTAGCGAAAGGTCCGGGTCTTGACCAGCGCCAGAAGGAGAAGGCCGCCATGCCTCGCATAGACCTTGAAACGATCGCGCAGACCGAAACCACCGGCTACCCGGCGGAACATGCCGCCATGGTCGCGGGGCGCCGGGTGCGCAGGCTCGGCCCGGTCAGCGGCCTCGCCGATTTCGGGGTCAGCCATGTGCTGCTGAAACCCGGCGCGGCATCGTCCCATCGCCACTGGCATGAGGATGAGGACGAACTGGTCGTGATGCTGGCGGGTGAGGCTGTGCTGGTGGAGGATGAAGGCCGCACGCTCCTGCGCGCAGGCGACATCGCCGCCTTTCCCAAGGGCGAGGCGAACGGCCATCATCTGCTGAACGAAAGCGCGGAGAACTGCCTGTTCGTCGCGGTGGGCCGCCCCCCGGCGGCGGACTGCCACTATAGCGACATCGACATGCTCTGGTCGGACGGCCAGTATCGCCACAGGGACGGGAGTCCCTACTGATGCGCGTGGACCGGCGCGGATGGATGGCGGGCATGGGCGCGCTGGCGGCGACGGCGGCCGCACCCGCCCGCGCCGCTCCGCCGGTGAAGCCACCCCGCCTCCGGGTCGGGGACACAATCGGCATCATCGCTCCGGCAGGCTTCGTCGACGATGCCTTCGACCTCGATCTCGTGAAAGAAACCGTCGTCGCCATGGGCCTGAAACCCAAGGCCGCGCCGCATCTGGGCAGCCGGTCGGGCTATCTCGCCGGCACCGATGCGGAACGGGCGGCAGACGTGAACGCGGTCTATGCCGACCCGGACGTCCGCGCCGTCTTCGCGGTGCGCGGCGGCTGGGGCTGCGCCCGCATCCTGCCCCTGCTCGATTACGCCGCGATCCGCCGCACTCCCAAGCTGCTGGTCGGTTTTTCGGACATCACCGCGCTGCACCTCGCCTTCGCGGCGAAGGCGGGTTTCACCACCATCCACGGTCCCAATGCCTCGGCAAGCTGGGGCAGCTATAGCTGGGATGCCTTCCGCGCCGTCGCTTTCGATGGCGCGACGCCGACGCTCACCAACCCGCTCGGCCATGAAGACCGGCTGGTGCAGCGCGTCGGGCGCATCCGCACCTTCCGCCCCGGCGTGGCGCGCGGGCGGCTGCTGGGCGGCAACCTCACTGTGCTCGCCGCGCTGGTCGGCACGCCTTATCTTCCCGACTTCACCGGCGCGATCCTCTTCATCGAGGATGTGAGCGAACAGCCCTACCGCATCGACCGCATGCTGACCCAACTCGCCCTCGCCGGAATCCTCGGCAGGGTGAAGGGCGTCGTCTTCGGCCAGTGCACCGACTGCGGTCCCGGCGGCCCCAGCTATGGCGGCTTCACCCTGTCGGAGGTGCTGCAGCAGCATCTGGAACCGCTCGGCATCCCTGCCTTTCAGGGCGGCCAGTTCGGCCATGTCGCCAATCAGTATAGCCTGCCGCTGGGCGTGGAGGCCGAACTGGACGCGGGCGCGGGCACGATCCGGCTGCTCGAACCGGCGGTCGCCTGAATCGCGACAGGAATGACGCCGGGGCTTCCCTATCGGCCCGCCCTGCGCCTATCGTCCCACCGAATGATGATCGACCCGCTCGTCCTGTTGCAGGCCTATTCCATTGGCGTCTTCCCGATGGCCGACGATCGCGATGCCGATGACGTTTACTGGGTCGAACCCAAGAGACGCGCGATCCTGCCGCTCGACGGGTTCCATCTGTCCCGCTCTCTGGCCAAGGTCGTCCGGCGCGACCGGTTTCGCGTCACCGCCAACCGCGCCTTCGCGCAGGTGCTGGCGCTCTGTGCGGAAAGTGCGGCGGATCGCCCGTCGACCTGGATCAACCATGAAATCGAGGTTGCCTACCGCCACCTGCACGAACGCGGCTACGCCCATTCGGTCGAGCTATGGGAGGGGGAGGAACTGGTCGGCGGCCTCTATGGCGTGGCGCTCGGCCGCGCCTTCTTCGGCGAATCGATGGTGTCGCGGCGGCCCGACGCATCGAAGGTCGCGCTGGCATGGCTGGTGGGGCGGATGCGCTTTGGCGGCTTCACCCTGCTCGACTGCCAGTTCATGACCGACCACCTGCGCTCCATGGGCGCGGTGGAAATCAGCCAGCGCGCCTATCTTCAGTTGCTGGGCGAAGCGGTCGCGGGGGTCGAGCTTGGCGCGGGCGCGGCGCTGTCGGGTTCGGGCGCGGCGGCCTCACTGGCATTCGATCCGCTGTCGCGCGACGCGGATGCCTCCTTGTCCCCGCCGCCCAGCTTCACCGTGTCCGGCCCGGTTTCGGGCCATTCCATCGTGCAGCTTCTGACCCACACGTCATAGACCGGATGCTGAACCACATTGCGATCGGGGCGGTCGCGGAACAGCCAGCCGGAAAAGGCGCGCCGCCATTTGCCGTCACCGCTCGACCGCACGTCCAGTTGCACGAAAGCGCCGGTTTCCTGCACATTCTCCCACGGCGCGGTCGTTTCGCACGCCTGCAGGCGGACGATGGCGTCGCCGACACGCAGCGCTTCGCCCGGCTTCATCGTCAGGTCGCGGGTCAGGCCGTTGCGCTTGTTCAGAAGGCCGATGACGGCGGATCGCTGCGCCATCGGCGTGCCGGAAACCGCTTCGGCGCCGACGCTGCGGATCGGGCTGCCTTCGACCTTTACCGGGCCGGTGCGGTTGGCGGCGGGCATGTCGTCGCCGCCGCAGGACGCCAGCGTCAGCAGGAAAAGGCAAGACAGGATCGGCAGGGCTTGGCCCACCGCGGGCCGGGTCATGCCGCGTCCGGACTCCACGCCTCATAGTCGCCGGTCGCCTTCTGGCGGACGCCGCCCTTTTCCAGCGCGCCGGTCGGGCGATAGGCGTTGGGCGTGCCGGTGGCGTTGGGGGTATATTCCTTTTCCCAGATGCGCGGCGGCGGCAGGAAGCTCTCGGGCGTGCCCGGAATGGTGTGGTGCAGCCAGCCATGCCATTCGGCGGGCACGCGGCTGGCGTCGTTGGCGCCGTTGTAGATCACCCAGCGGCGCGGATTGCCGTCGAGGCCGACGCCGCCTTCATAATAGATATTGCCCTGATGGTCCTCGCCCACCTTCTTGCCCTTGCGAGCGGTGAACAGCGAGGTGCCGATGGTCGCGCCATCCCACCAGGTGAAGATCTTGCCCAGGATTCCCATGGGCCATGCGCTTAGCCGCTGGCGCGGGCGCGGGCAAGAGGATGCGCGCGTCAGCGGGGCGGGGCAGGGCAGAAATTCAGGTCGATGGCGCTCCTGCCCTCCGGCACGGCGCAACCGCCCCAGCTTACGCGGTCGCCTTCGCTTATGCCCAGCTCCGCCGCCCGCCCGCCGCGCAGTTCCAGCACCGCCGCCACCGGCACCCCCGCCGACACGGGCGTGCGGTCATAGGGCTGGGCCTGCGCCTTCAGGAAAGCGATGCTGCCGTCGGTGTGAACGAACAGCAGATCGAGCGGGATCAGCGTGTCCTTCATCCAGAAACTCGCGGTGCGCGGCGGCTCCATGGGAAACAGCATCCCGCCATCTTCGGGCAGGCTCCTGCGGAACATCAGACCCTGCGCCTGCTCGGCGGGCGTGCGTGCCACCTCGACATCGAAGCGGTGCGTGCCGCCGCCGGAGCGGATGAGGAGGGGGAGCGTCGCCGTCTCCTGCCCGGCTTCCTGCTTTTGGGACTGACGCGCAGGCGAGCAGGCGGCGAGCAGGGCAAGCGCGATCAGGGAGGCGAAACGGAGCATGGCCGAGCCTTATCGCGATTCGAACCGGCGGGGGAGGGCGTTAACCCTCCTCCTCTTCCATAGCCTGGCCCGGCGCTGCGTCCACCCATCGGCGCGCCAGCGCATAGCCGTGCCCGGCCCGCAGGAAGGCGGCGATGGCCTTTTCCCGCTGCTTGGGGTCGAGCGGAGCGGCGGCATAGGGGCCGATCCGCTTGCGCCGGGCGAAGCGGTCGGCGGCTGTCCATGCGTCCGACGCCGTCTGCGCGTCCGCCTGCGTCCGGTCCTCTTCGGCGATCCCGGCGGCGCGCAGGGCTTCGTCCACCCGCCGCCCGCCATAGCCGCGCCGCCCGAGCGCGGCGCTCTTCATCATCGCGAAGGCAGCGTCGTCGATATAGCCAAGCTCCACGAAGCGCGCGACCAGCGCTTCCGGGTCCGCCTCCCGCTCTCCGCCCCAGCCGCGCTCGCGCAGCTTACGGCGCAGATAGGCCAGCAGCTTCCCCCGGCTGGTCGCGAACCGCGCCACATGGCGCAGCGCCAGCTCGCGCAGGCTCTCCTCATCGAGCGGCGGGGGGATGCGTTTGCCGGCCATGCACCCGCAACCATGGCCCAAGCGCCATGTTTATGCCACAGTCGGGCCGGAATTTTACCGCGCCTCTTGCGCTAAAGGGGTAATGCGGAGCGCATTGGCTGTGCAAGCGGGCCGGAAAGCTGCTAGCGGCGGCGCTTCGATAAGATTGACGACTACTGGGTCCAATAATGACGGGTTCGCAAGAGATGATGGCACCGACGCCGACCACCGACGATCTGCCGCGCCGCTTCTCCGATTTCGAGACGCTGGGCGAGGCGCTCGATTACGCGGCCAGCGGCAAGCGGGGTCTCAACTTCCACGACGCGCGCGGCAATCTCGCGCGGCCCTATCCCTTCCGCGAACTGCGCGACGACGCGATCGCCTGCGCTCACCGTCTGATCGCCCATGGCGTGAAACCGCAGGACCGCGTGGCGCTGGTGGCCGAAACGGGCGCGGATTTCGCGATGCTCTTCTTCGGCATCGTCTATGCGGGCGCATGGCCCGTGCCGCTGCCGCTGCCGACCAGCTTCGGCGGCAAGGAAAGCTATATCGACCAGCTCAACGTCCAGCTTTCGAGCTGTGACCCGATGCTCTTCCTCTTCCCCCGTGAACTGGAGGAGATGGCGGGCGAGGCGGGCCGTCAGAAAAGCGTCGAAAGCATCGCGTTCGAGGATTTCATCGCCCGCGACGCCGTGCCGTGCGACCTGCCGCAGGCGCGCGGTGACGAAGTCGCCTATCTCCAATATTCCAGTGGATCTACCCGCTTCCCCCATGGTGTCGCGGTCACGCATCATGCGCTGCTCAGCAACCTGTCGGCGCACAGCCACGGCATGCAGGTGCAGGACAGCGACCGCTGCATAAGCTGGCTGCCCTGGTATCATGACATGGGCCTTGTCGGCTGCTTCCTGTCGGTCGTCGCCAATCAGGTTTCGACCGATTACATGAAGACGGAGGATTTCGCCCGCCGCCCACTCGCCTGGCTCGACCTCATCAGCCGCAACGAGGGCACGTCGATCAGCTATTCGCCGACCTTCGGCTACGACATTTGTGCGCGCCGCATGTCCAGCCAGACCAAGGCGCAGGACCGGTTCGACCTGTCGCGCTGGCGGCTGGCGGGCAACGGCGCGGACATGATCCGCCCCGATGTGATGCAGAGCTTCGTCGACGCCTTCGCCGACGCAGGCTTCAGCCCGCGGGCCTTCCTCCCCAGCTACGGCCTCGCCGAAGCGACGCTCGCCGTCACCATCATGCCGCCGGGCGAGGGGATCGTCGTTGAACTGGTCGAGGAAACCGACCTGTCCGGCGCCGACGCGCCCGAGGGCCGTCCGCAGCGCTTCCGCTCCATCGTCAACTGCGGCAGGCCCGCGAAGGACATGGTGGTCGAAATCCGCGACGAGGATGGCGCGCCCATCGGCGAGCGGCAGATCGGCAAGGTGTGGACCACCGGACCCAGCCTGATGGTCGGCTATTTCCGTGATCAGGAGGCGACCGACGCCTGCATGGTCGACGGCTGGCTCGACACCGGCGACATGGGCTATCTGTCGGATGGCTATCTCTACATCGTCGGCCGCGCCAAGGACATGATCATCATCAACGGCAAGAACCACTGGCCGCAGGACATCGAATGGGCGGTGGAGCAGCTTCCCGGCTTCAAGCAGGGCGACATCGCCGCCTTCGCGATCACCACGCCGGGCGGCGAGGAAGCACCCGCCGTCCTCGTCCATTGCCGCACCTCCGACAACGAGGAACGCTCCCGCCTGCGCGACCAGATCCGTGAGCGGGTGCGAGCCATCACCGGCATGAACTGCGTCGTCGAACTGGTTCCGCCGCGCACCCTGCCGCGCACCAGCTCGGGCAAGCTCAGCCGGTCGAAGGCGCGCAACCTCTACCTCACCGGCGAAATCCGCCCCTACGACATCGCCGCCTGATCCGGCGCACGGATACGCGCGATCGTTACGGATTGATAACTCCTGCTTGATACAGCCGGGGCGTGATTAGGCCCACGGATCAATCGGTTGACGGAACCGGCCGCCCGCCGGCGTCGCTACGTGCCATGATGGGCATGGTGGCGCACGCGGACCGTCCGGCGGCTGCCGTGATCGCAGCGCAGCTCCGTTCGGCGGGCAGCGTCGCGCCGCTGCGTCACACGATGACGCTACTCGGCCTCCTGTTCCTCTGGCTGATTTTCTTCCGCTGCTGCCCCCCTGTCCTGCTGAGCGGCCTTGGCGTTGCCCTGATCGCGGCCAGCATCACCGGCCTCATCGTCGACCGCCGCCGCAACGCCAGCGACCGCGCGCCCGAACCCGCGGACCTGCGCCGCCATGCCGTAGGTGCGCTGATGAGCGGTCTCGTCTGGTCGGCCTGCATGGCGATGGTGGGCCGCTCCGGTTCGGCGGACGGGCTGGTCGCGCTGTGGACGCTGATCAGCTGCGTCATGGTGTGCAGCGCGATCAGCTACGCCCCGGTGCCCCTGTCCGCGACGGCGTTCCTGCTGCCCTGCATTGCCGGTCTGGGCAGTCTGTTCCGCGCGCCGCATCACCTGCCGGTGCAGGCGCTGGCGAGCGCCTACGCGGCCGCCCTGCTCATCGGCTGCTTCATCTACGCCCGCATCTTCTCCCGCCAGCACGCTGCGCGCGCCGAATTGCAGGAAAAGGGCGAAGTCGTCAGCCTGCTGCTGCGCGAATATGAGCAAGGCGGGTCCGACTGGCTGTGGCAGACCGATGCGGCGCGGCGGATCAGCGGCGTGTCCCCCCGTTTCGCCGATATGCTGGGCATGGCGCCTGAAGTGCTGGAGGGCATGCCGCTGATTCAGCTTCTCGCTGGCCGGGCGTGGGAAAGTGGGCGTTTCGCTGCCGGGCTGCACGGCGTTGCCGATCACCTGAAGCGCCGCGAAAGTTTCAGCAATCTCGTGTTGCCCGTCGAAGTGGGCGGGCAGTGGCGCTGGTGGGCCTTGTCCGCCTCTCCCCGCCACGACGAAGGCGGCGCGTTCCTCGGCTTTCGCGGCGTCGGCTCCGATGTGACCGAGCAGCGCGAATCGGCGGACAAGATCGCGCAACTGGCGCGTTTCGATCCGCTGACGGGCTTGCCCAATCGTTCGCACCTGCGCGAGGCGCTCGACCGCGCGCTGGAGGAAACGCGCGGATATGTTCCGGGCTGCGCCTTCCTGATGATCGACCTCGACCGCTTCAAATCCATCAACGACACGCTGGGCCACCAGATCGGCGACAAGCTGCTCGGGCAGGTCGCCCGGCGGTTGCGCCAGATTTGCGGCAGGGGCGAATTTTGCAGCCGGATCGGCGGCGACGAATTTGCCGTGGTCATCAGTCACGTCACCAATGCGGACGTCATCGCGCGGCTGTCGAACCGGATCATCGAAGCCCTGTCGCAACCCTATCAGGTCGATCAGCATGTGCTGCATATCGGCGCGTCGGTCGGATCGGCGCAATCGCCCGCGGACGGGGTCGGAGCGGAGGCGCTGACCCGCAGCGCGGACCTCGCCCTCTATCGCGCCAAGGCGGAAGGCGGCGGAGTGCATTGCGCCTATGAACCGCAACTCCATGCCGAGGCGGAGGAGCGCCGCCTGCTGGAACTGGCGCTGCGCGAGGCGCTGGAGAAGGACGAACTGAGCGTCCTCTATCAGCCGGTCGTGGACGCCGATGAAGGCACGATCGTCGGCTTCGAGGCGCTGGTGCGCTGGGCGCACCCGCAGATGGGCGCGGTGTCGCCCGCCAAGTTCATCCCCGTGGCGGAGGAAGCGCGGCTGATCGCTCCCATCGGCGAATGGGTGCTGCGCACCGCCTGCCATGAGGCGGCAACATGGCCCGACGACGTGCGGGTGGCGGTGAACGTCTCCGCAGAGCAACTGGCGCACCCCAGCTTCGTCACGGCCGTCGTCTCGGCGCTGGCGCAGAGCGGCCTTCCGGCGCAGCGGCTGGAACTGGAAGTGACCGAAAGCGTCTTCATGCGGGACGACACCGGCGCGCTCGCCGTGCTGGACCAGTTGCAGGCGCTGGGCGTGCATCTGTCGCTCGACGATTTCGGCACCGGCTATTCTTCGCTCGGCTATCTCAGCCGCACCCGGTTCGACACGATCAAGATCGACCGCAGCTTCGTGATCGGCGCATCGAAAAATGTGCAGGAAAGCAAGGCGATCATCCGCGCGGTGGTGACGCTGGCCGAAAGCCTCGGCATGGCGACGACCGCCGAAGGCGTGGAAACGCAGGCGGAGCTGGAACTGGTCCGGACTTTGGGCTGCCACAAGGTGCAGGGCTATTATTTCGGCCGGCCGATGGCGGCGGCGGATGCTGCGGCGCTGTTCAGCGCGCCGCTGCGGGTAGCGGGCTGACCGGTCCGCTCAGCCCTGCAACTGCTTTTCGACGCGGGTCCAGAGCTGGGAGAAGGACTGGGCGGGCGGCGAAGCGGGTGCGAATGCCCCGAGCGGCTTGCGCCGGACCGACATCTGCTCGATCGTGCTCGCCATCGGGATTGCGTGCCAGCCGGGCTGCGCGTCCATCGCCGCGCGGTGCAGGCTGCGGCGGCGGTCTACCATCGAATAGACCGGCAGGATCGGCGCATGCGCCCCGCCGCGCTGGACGAGGTAGCGGGCGACTTCCCCCATCGCGCGCTGCGACAGCGGGGACGGGATCACCGGAATGACGATCAGGTCGGCGGCGCGCAGCACCTGCTCGCTTGTCTCCGTGAGGCCCGGCGGGCAATCGAGGATGATGCGGTCATAATCCTTGCCGAGACTGTCGATCAGCTTGGCGAGCCGTTTCTTCTTGTCCATCTCGCGGAACAGATGGTCGAGGCCGCGCAGCGACGTGTCGGCGGCGATGAGGTCAAGGCCCGGCACGGTCGAAGGCTGGATCAGCTTGCGGACTTCCACATCCTTGCTGAAGATCGCCTGCGCGGCGTCGCGACTGGTCTGGTCGGTGGAGAGGAGCCAGCTCGACGCCGCCTGCGGATCGAGATCCCACAGCAGCGTCCGCCGCTTCGACACGGTAGCAGAAGCCCAGGCGAGGTTGACCGAGAAGGTGGTTTTGCCCACCCCGCCTTTCAGGCTGTAGACGGCGATGGTCGCCAATTCCGGTTCCTTTGCCATGGGGCGGAAGGCTAGGACTTCCCCCCGTCAAAGCAAGGCTGAAATCACGCGATCATGACAATGGTGTGACGATCCCGGAGCAACGGCGAAAAGACTTACTACAATATCTCGCGAACCCTATCCTGCGGACGGCAGAAGCGGACGCCCTTGTCCGTTTCCACAAAGGGGCGGTTCACATAGGCTGGGTTGGCGGCCATCGCGTCGAGGATCGCGTCCGGGTCCATGGCGGGCAGTCCCTTCTCCTCCGCGTCCGTGCCCATCCTGCGGATCGCTTCCGCCGGAGTGAGGCCCGCGTCGGCGATCAACTGCGCGACCTTCTCGCGGGTGTAGGGCGTCCTGAGATATTCGATCACCTGGACCTCCACGCCGGGCGTTTCCTCCAGAATGGCGAGCGTCTTGCGAGAGGTGCCGCAGGCGGGATTATGCCAGATGGTGGCTTTCATGAACCGGACTTTCCTGTGATGGAGGGAGGGGAGCCAGAAGCCAGCCTGCGAGGCGATGGCCCAGAACACCGCCCGCTATCTGTGCGACGATGAAGGGGGCGACATCGACCGGGCGGATGCCCGCGAAACTGTCGGTCAAGGCGCGGGCGATCGTGACCGCAGGGTTGGCAAAGCTGGTGGAGGCTGTGAACCAGTAGGCCGCCACGATCCACGCGGCGACCAGCGCCGGGACTGAAGCGGAGCGGTGCGCGACCCCGAGCCGGATCGTCAGCATCAGGCCGAAGGTGGCGATGGCTTCGGCAAACCACTGGTCCGGGCCGGTGCGAACCTTGCCGCTCAGCGAAAGCAGAGGCAGGCCGAACATGAGGTGGGCCATCACGGT is part of the Sphingobium amiense genome and encodes:
- a CDS encoding cupin domain-containing protein, whose protein sequence is MPRIDLETIAQTETTGYPAEHAAMVAGRRVRRLGPVSGLADFGVSHVLLKPGAASSHRHWHEDEDELVVMLAGEAVLVEDEGRTLLRAGDIAAFPKGEANGHHLLNESAENCLFVAVGRPPAADCHYSDIDMLWSDGQYRHRDGSPY
- a CDS encoding S66 peptidase family protein, whose translation is MRVDRRGWMAGMGALAATAAAPARAAPPVKPPRLRVGDTIGIIAPAGFVDDAFDLDLVKETVVAMGLKPKAAPHLGSRSGYLAGTDAERAADVNAVYADPDVRAVFAVRGGWGCARILPLLDYAAIRRTPKLLVGFSDITALHLAFAAKAGFTTIHGPNASASWGSYSWDAFRAVAFDGATPTLTNPLGHEDRLVQRVGRIRTFRPGVARGRLLGGNLTVLAALVGTPYLPDFTGAILFIEDVSEQPYRIDRMLTQLALAGILGRVKGVVFGQCTDCGPGGPSYGGFTLSEVLQQHLEPLGIPAFQGGQFGHVANQYSLPLGVEAELDAGAGTIRLLEPAVA
- the aat gene encoding leucyl/phenylalanyl-tRNA--protein transferase, translating into MMIDPLVLLQAYSIGVFPMADDRDADDVYWVEPKRRAILPLDGFHLSRSLAKVVRRDRFRVTANRAFAQVLALCAESAADRPSTWINHEIEVAYRHLHERGYAHSVELWEGEELVGGLYGVALGRAFFGESMVSRRPDASKVALAWLVGRMRFGGFTLLDCQFMTDHLRSMGAVEISQRAYLQLLGEAVAGVELGAGAALSGSGAAASLAFDPLSRDADASLSPPPSFTVSGPVSGHSIVQLLTHTS
- a CDS encoding NADH:ubiquinone oxidoreductase subunit NDUFA12, which translates into the protein MGILGKIFTWWDGATIGTSLFTARKGKKVGEDHQGNIYYEGGVGLDGNPRRWVIYNGANDASRVPAEWHGWLHHTIPGTPESFLPPPRIWEKEYTPNATGTPNAYRPTGALEKGGVRQKATGDYEAWSPDAA
- a CDS encoding DUF192 domain-containing protein, with the translated sequence MLRFASLIALALLAACSPARQSQKQEAGQETATLPLLIRSGGGTHRFDVEVARTPAEQAQGLMFRRSLPEDGGMLFPMEPPRTASFWMKDTLIPLDLLFVHTDGSIAFLKAQAQPYDRTPVSAGVPVAAVLELRGGRAAELGISEGDRVSWGGCAVPEGRSAIDLNFCPAPPR
- a CDS encoding regulatory protein RecX — protein: MAGKRIPPPLDEESLRELALRHVARFATSRGKLLAYLRRKLRERGWGGEREADPEALVARFVELGYIDDAAFAMMKSAALGRRGYGGRRVDEALRAAGIAEEDRTQADAQTASDAWTAADRFARRKRIGPYAAAPLDPKQREKAIAAFLRAGHGYALARRWVDAAPGQAMEEEEG
- a CDS encoding fatty acyl-AMP ligase, coding for MMAPTPTTDDLPRRFSDFETLGEALDYAASGKRGLNFHDARGNLARPYPFRELRDDAIACAHRLIAHGVKPQDRVALVAETGADFAMLFFGIVYAGAWPVPLPLPTSFGGKESYIDQLNVQLSSCDPMLFLFPRELEEMAGEAGRQKSVESIAFEDFIARDAVPCDLPQARGDEVAYLQYSSGSTRFPHGVAVTHHALLSNLSAHSHGMQVQDSDRCISWLPWYHDMGLVGCFLSVVANQVSTDYMKTEDFARRPLAWLDLISRNEGTSISYSPTFGYDICARRMSSQTKAQDRFDLSRWRLAGNGADMIRPDVMQSFVDAFADAGFSPRAFLPSYGLAEATLAVTIMPPGEGIVVELVEETDLSGADAPEGRPQRFRSIVNCGRPAKDMVVEIRDEDGAPIGERQIGKVWTTGPSLMVGYFRDQEATDACMVDGWLDTGDMGYLSDGYLYIVGRAKDMIIINGKNHWPQDIEWAVEQLPGFKQGDIAAFAITTPGGEEAPAVLVHCRTSDNEERSRLRDQIRERVRAITGMNCVVELVPPRTLPRTSSGKLSRSKARNLYLTGEIRPYDIAA
- a CDS encoding putative bifunctional diguanylate cyclase/phosphodiesterase produces the protein MMGMVAHADRPAAAVIAAQLRSAGSVAPLRHTMTLLGLLFLWLIFFRCCPPVLLSGLGVALIAASITGLIVDRRRNASDRAPEPADLRRHAVGALMSGLVWSACMAMVGRSGSADGLVALWTLISCVMVCSAISYAPVPLSATAFLLPCIAGLGSLFRAPHHLPVQALASAYAAALLIGCFIYARIFSRQHAARAELQEKGEVVSLLLREYEQGGSDWLWQTDAARRISGVSPRFADMLGMAPEVLEGMPLIQLLAGRAWESGRFAAGLHGVADHLKRRESFSNLVLPVEVGGQWRWWALSASPRHDEGGAFLGFRGVGSDVTEQRESADKIAQLARFDPLTGLPNRSHLREALDRALEETRGYVPGCAFLMIDLDRFKSINDTLGHQIGDKLLGQVARRLRQICGRGEFCSRIGGDEFAVVISHVTNADVIARLSNRIIEALSQPYQVDQHVLHIGASVGSAQSPADGVGAEALTRSADLALYRAKAEGGGVHCAYEPQLHAEAEERRLLELALREALEKDELSVLYQPVVDADEGTIVGFEALVRWAHPQMGAVSPAKFIPVAEEARLIAPIGEWVLRTACHEAATWPDDVRVAVNVSAEQLAHPSFVTAVVSALAQSGLPAQRLELEVTESVFMRDDTGALAVLDQLQALGVHLSLDDFGTGYSSLGYLSRTRFDTIKIDRSFVIGASKNVQESKAIIRAVVTLAESLGMATTAEGVETQAELELVRTLGCHKVQGYYFGRPMAAADAAALFSAPLRVAG
- a CDS encoding ParA family protein, whose translation is MAKEPELATIAVYSLKGGVGKTTFSVNLAWASATVSKRRTLLWDLDPQAASSWLLSTDQTSRDAAQAIFSKDVEVRKLIQPSTVPGLDLIAADTSLRGLDHLFREMDKKKRLAKLIDSLGKDYDRIILDCPPGLTETSEQVLRAADLIVIPVIPSPLSQRAMGEVARYLVQRGGAHAPILPVYSMVDRRRSLHRAAMDAQPGWHAIPMASTIEQMSVRRKPLGAFAPASPPAQSFSQLWTRVEKQLQG
- a CDS encoding arsenate reductase family protein, which produces MKATIWHNPACGTSRKTLAILEETPGVEVQVIEYLRTPYTREKVAQLIADAGLTPAEAIRRMGTDAEEKGLPAMDPDAILDAMAANPAYVNRPFVETDKGVRFCRPQDRVREIL
- a CDS encoding aquaporin, with amino-acid sequence MMRRILAAEALGTGLLVATVVGSGIMGQRLAGGNIAIALLANTLATGAALYVLITLLAPVSGAHFNPVVSALLTPRREWLPRMTAQGAGGVGGTVMAHLMFGLPLLSLSGKVRTGPDQWFAEAIATFGLMLTIRLGVAHRSASVPALVAAWIVAAYWFTASTSFANPAVTIARALTDSFAGIRPVDVAPFIVAQIAGGVLGHRLAGWLLAPLPPSQESPVHESHHLA